One Archangium violaceum genomic window, CCGCATCTTCCGGTTGTTGATGTCCTCGAGCAGCTCGCCAATGCGCTCGTTGAGCGCCTCCAGCGAGAAGAAGGTGTGGTGGCGCAGCCTCGCCAGCAGCCAGCGCTGCACCACCAGCACGCCCACCTCCACCTTCGCCTTGTCCCGGGGCGAGCGCGGACGCGCTGGCAGCACCACCGTGCCGCAGTGCCGCGCGAATTCCTCGTACGTGCGCTGCACTCCCGGCTCGTAGCGGCACGCTCGCGTCACCCCGCTCTTGAGCTGGTCGGGCACCAGCGCTCCCGGCACCCCACCGAGGTACACGAAACAGCGCTGGTGGCTGGCGATGAAGTCCGGCCCTCGCTGCGTGCGCGTGGCCTCCGCGTACGTGTAGTTGGAGGCCCCCAGCACCGCCACGAACAGCTCCACCTCCACGCGCTCGCCCGTATTGGGGTCCACCAGGTGCGGCTTGTTTCCCGAGTAGTCGACGAAGAGCTTCTCTCCGGCCCGGTGCTCCTGCCTCATGGTGAGCCGGTGTCTGGCCAGCCACTGCCGGTAGTACTCGCAGAACTGCGTGTAGCGGTACCCGTCCGGATGCTTCTCCAGGTACTCCAGGTGCAACAGCTCCAGAGTGACGCCCGGCTTCTTTCTCTCCGTGTAGATGTACACCGGGTCGGGCAGGGGCCGCTGGGCCGCTGGCTTCGGCGCGGCGCCATACAGCCGCTCCTCCAACTCCTCCTCCCGCATCTGCTCCACCTGCTCCCAGTCCAGCTTCGCCGCCGTGGCGCGCGCCAGCACGCTCCCCACCGCCCCCTCGCTGATTCCCAGGCTGCTGGCCACCTCCCGGTGGCTTCTCTTCTGCACCCACTTCTGCCGTAGCACTTCTCGTATGTGACGCATGGACAGTCGCTCCGTGGCCATCGGCCCTCCTCGCGGAGGGCTGTCGACGAATGCCGTCCAGCGTGCTCGCCCGCCCTCCCGCGTCCGGTTGCTACCAGCCGACGGGCCCCGTAGGGCGAACCACCTGACCTCCAGCGTAGTCCTCGGACCCAAAGGCCCGCTGCTCACGATGGCCGATCCCGGTGATCACGATGCTCCGATCTCGCTGATCACGATGCTCCGATCCTGGTGATCACGATGGGCCGACGCGCGCAGACAGCTACCGGTTGAGGCAGAAGAGGAAGGCCGGGCTGATGGGCCGAGGCACGCCGCAGGCCACCGGCGCAGGTGCAGAATCCGAGCGATGAGCCTCGGAAGACGCCTCCGCTCGCCCTCGCTCGAGAAGCAGCGAGGGCGAGCTCCGGCGGACGAAGGACGCAGAACGACGTAGCCTCTCGATGTAGGAAAACGGGTCCTGGGAGGGGGTCAGTTTTAGTGACGTAAGGGGGTCAAAAATTCCTGTCGCCTGACAGCCTCGCGTCTCTGCCCCTTGGCGGGGAGTTGAAGCGCCATCCGGCAGACGCGCTCAGGTGGGATAAAGCCTGGAGCTACAGCTACACCCGCCCGGGTGAGGCCCACCCGGCAAGCGTGGCTGTGCGGCTGAGCCTGTCAAACCCCGGCGCGGAGCCCTGGACGCTGGCGGGGGCGGCGCTGGTGGACTCGGCGGGGGAACAGGTGGAGCTAGCCCGTTGGCCACTGGCGCCTATCCCCGCGAATGGGGCCGGTGCCGTCGTGGTGGGCATCGAGGGGGAGCGCGCGCAGCTCGGCTGCCCCTGCACCCTCAAGCTGTGGGAGGCAGCCGGGCCGCGCACCGTCACCCTTGGGAACGTCACCTTCCCGGTGAGCCAGCAGGCGGGGCCCTGAGCACGGCCACCGCGAGCCGTGCCGAGCCTCAAGGGCTGCGCGCCCGCAGATCTCCGGGAAACGCTCGTTGGCCCGTTTGAGCGCGTCCAGGTGCGCGGGGTTGTCCAGGTCGAGCGGCGCGTCCGTGAGCCCGAGGCGGGCGACCTCCGTTCTACAACGGCATGCGGTCCTTCGCTCCTCCGAGCAGTTCGAACGCGGCGTCCCATTTCTGAGGGTCGGAGTCATCGCGTGGCGGCAGGCGGTCACGAGTGGGCTGTCGGTTATCGTCTGGGGCCTCTGGGTCCGCGCCCGCGTCGAGAAGTAGTCTCATCATCGGAATGTCCAGCCGCGATATCGCAATCCCGAGTGCGGTGCATCCAGTCAATCCGCCCCAGTCATTGATAGTCTGTGTGGCACCCGCGCCCAGCAGGAGAGAAGCCATTTCCACATTGCCCAGCTCCGCGCACGCCCGCAGCGGCGTATCGCCTTCACTGCTGCGCACATTGGGTTCGGCCCCCGCTTTCACGAGCACGTCGACTGCCGCTAGCTGGTTTTCGCAGACCGCCTCCAATAAAGGGGTCCTGTCCCGCTCGGCATCCCATGCGTTGACATCCGCGCCGTGCTCAAGAAGCGCCAGGAGCACACTGAGTTCGCCTCCATCGGCGAGTGCGTGGATGGCCACTTGCAACGGAAGCAGTCCCGGCCACTCCTGCTGTGGCTCGTTCGGATCGGCCCCTCCCGCCAGCAGCGCCTTGACCCGGGCCGTATCGTGCTGCTCGATCGCTGCGAAGAGTTCTTTCGACATGATTCACTTCTCCGCCATCGGATGACCAGGGGCACAATTCTTTGCTTCGAGTTTCTTGATATTCGCAATGCCCTGTTCGAGTTCGGTCATTGTTGTATCGTGGCCCGGGTCGGGCTTGCCTCCAAAGCATTCTTTCTCAATCTCCCACCGTTTCTCCAGAACTCTTTTCATCGATTCAAGACGCAGCCGGATCCTGGAACACGGCACCTTGTCCAGCTTCTCTACGTTCTTCGATCTAGGCGCCTTCGGATCGTAGGGAGGAACTAACTTCATAAGCAGCTTTTTTTCCGCCTCAAGCTCGTCGAGCCGGCTGTTCTTGCAGGTCTGATCCGGGTGGCGGGGAACCCGGTCGTACTCCTCCATGCTGGTGTAGTTCCTACCCGTCGCCGGATTGGTTTTTTTCCACCAAGGGGTGGGAGCCGTGACCGCCGCAACCGGGTCCGAATCAACGTCCGGCACGACCTCCTCTGCTTCCTGATGCTCAAATTCCTCCATGAGCCGCCGCGACTCCTCCGCCACCTCCCGCAGACGGGCTTCATACTCCCCTTGAGCGTCGACCCACTCCGGGTGACGGTCGATGTCCGGCCCGGCGGTGCTGGAGGGGTAGAGCAGGACGAGGCCCACGAGCAACGGGCCCACGCGGGGGAGGAATTCAGCCAGCGTCCTGGCGCGTCCCGCCTGCGCGACGCCCTCCGCCCCCCTCACCACCTCGGCGGCCTGCCCGCTCGCTTTCGCGGCGCGCGAGAAGCGTTCGAAGGCCCGTTCCGCCGCGGTGAGCTTGCGGTTCAACTGTTCCCACTGACGCGGCTCGATGTCTTGGCGTGCCCGAGATAGCAGTGCCCTGGCCTTGTCCAGGTCCGCCTTTCCAATCCACGACCGTTCCGGTGTCGGCTCCATCGGCGAGGAAACGAGCCGGATGCGCGGGCCCGGGGTGGGAGTCGACGCGAAGGCATGGGGCCGTGGCATCGACTGCGGGGCGGGCGCGCTAGCGCAGGCTGAGGCCAAGAGCAGAAGTACAAGGCAGGCTCGGAAACGCATGGAAAGGTCCTCCATTCGAGCTAGGACCTGGCGGGTCCTGGCGGGGCCGCTCGGAGTATGACAGGGCGCCCCGACACTACGGACGAGCGCGCCGGGGGCACGAAAGGGGCCAGGGTGCCGCAGCCGCAACTCGGGCCAGGGCGAGCGCGAACACAGCAGGCAGCCCATGCTCGGGGGCAGTGCAGGCTCTAGGGCGCTAGGTTGCACGCCCCGTGTCCCGGGCCGGTGGAACGGTGAGGCGCGCACCTGGACCGCGCTAGGCGGCTCCAGCGGCGCCGCTGCTGGGGCTCGGGGCTGGTGAAGGGAACGGCACACGTCAGCCTCATTCGGGACTGTGCGTGGCCCCAGGGCGGTAGCTATGCCAGCGGGCGCGCTCTCGCGGACAGTGCCGGGACAGGCAACCGCTTGTAGATGGAGGGATGCGGCATATCGACT contains:
- the istA gene encoding IS21 family transposase, giving the protein MATERLSMRHIREVLRQKWVQKRSHREVASSLGISEGAVGSVLARATAAKLDWEQVEQMREEELEERLYGAAPKPAAQRPLPDPVYIYTERKKPGVTLELLHLEYLEKHPDGYRYTQFCEYYRQWLARHRLTMRQEHRAGEKLFVDYSGNKPHLVDPNTGERVEVELFVAVLGASNYTYAEATRTQRGPDFIASHQRCFVYLGGVPGALVPDQLKSGVTRACRYEPGVQRTYEEFARHCGTVVLPARPRSPRDKAKVEVGVLVVQRWLLARLRHHTFFSLEALNERIGELLEDINNRKMRLYDASRRELFERLDKPALRPLPAEAFTYGEWKQVRVNIDYHVQVHHHFYSVPYALVQQVLEARVTATSVELYQRGERVASHVRSDERGRHTTQPEHMPKAHQKHLEWTPSRLVHWAGTIGPNTRKLVESILSERPHPELGYRSCLGILRLARRYGNERLEAACTRALAVSARSFRHVDSILQNGLDRLAPPTDEVQPEPAAQTHENVRGGDYYH
- a CDS encoding DUF2381 family protein — encoded protein: MAVRLSLSNPGAEPWTLAGAALVDSAGEQVELARWPLAPIPANGAGAVVVGIEGERAQLGCPCTLKLWEAAGPRTVTLGNVTFPVSQQAGP
- a CDS encoding ankyrin repeat domain-containing protein, with the protein product MSKELFAAIEQHDTARVKALLAGGADPNEPQQEWPGLLPLQVAIHALADGGELSVLLALLEHGADVNAWDAERDRTPLLEAVCENQLAAVDVLVKAGAEPNVRSSEGDTPLRACAELGNVEMASLLLGAGATQTINDWGGLTGCTALGIAISRLDIPMMRLLLDAGADPEAPDDNRQPTRDRLPPRDDSDPQKWDAAFELLGGAKDRMPL